The genomic DNA tataatatttatatatatgtatctttaaaaatattgatgTAATAatcaattttatatttcatatttttcttatttttagattaattttaaatttaatttgctttgatattatttgtattaaacgttatatatattccttctattttaaaagatcacatatatatatatatatatatttatttatttatttatatatatatttatttttgtattataatattattattttaaaaaataatacattcaATTTATCAATGacgaaaaataaaaaaggcaaaaataaagaaattataaataaatatgaagaagaagatgattataatatcataGATCATGATGAAAATGCCGAAGTGGATGTAATTCCTGAACCCGATTTTAATTCAAATATggtttatttaaatatatacgaTTTAGATGCCGTTTCTAAAGTTGTTAATACTGTCGCTAGATCCGTAGGAGCCGGTAAAACAaaactattatatatcaataaagGAAAAggagatgaaaaaaaaaaatatatatatatgtatgaagTTTGATAATACGtataattattcattatatatttttataataattatatatttaatttatatatatatattatataacattatcctttttttttgtaggtGCTTTTCATGCTGGTGTAGAAGTATATGGATATGAATATTCGTTTGGATACATAATGGgtatgaaaaataaagaaaatacgGCACCtacttttaaataaataaataaatataaatatatatatagatatatatatatttatttatttatatgatttttgcccttttttatttttagatgGGGAAACAGGCGTAACTAAGACTAGTGCACGTTATCATCCTTATCATGTATACCGAGAAACAATACCGATggtaatataattttatttatttttttggaattataaaataaatatgaataatatatatatatatatgtttatatttatgtatatttttttttttttcttttttttttttttacttttttttaggGGTAatgatacaaaaaaataaagaaacctcaaaaaatacatacaacATATCTAAttgatgtatatatatatatatatatatatatatatatatatatatgtgtatatattttttcattttgtgtTTAGTAAAACTCCATTAACAAAAGAAGAAGTTGATCTTCTTGTCGAAGTAATGAAACTACAATGGATAGGAGATACgtatgatatattatcaaggtaaataaaaaaaaaaaaaaaaaaaaaaaaaaaaaaaaaaaaaagaagaatatataatatatatatatatttaacattCTTTTTGTAAACAGGAATTGCCTAAATTATGCTGattatttttgtaatttattGGGTAAGTtgcaaaaaaattaaataatatatatataatatttataagtgattatatttatatatatattataatatatattacaaaaaaaagattggattttttttttttttttttctatcatgtatctataatatattttttatattggaTGTTAAAgtgtaaattataaaatgatttatttattgtaatatatatttataattaattttttcaaaatttcaGATGTGGGTGGTATACCTGAATGGGTCATGagtttacaaaaaaaagtaacatgggtaaaatcaaatataaatatagctGCCAGTAAATTAAAggtaaattttctttttattcattatatcactctacattttttaaaaatatcatacaccttatattaaaaaatgatataatatatatatattaatatttatttatttatttattatataaaggaaTTAAACAAAGCAGCTGGTATTCCCAATGtcataaattatttgaagaaaaaatacgAGGATGAAAGTAATAGTAGTGATGATTATAAAGGGTAATCCGATATATCTAcgtttgtaattttttttttttgaatttattatttcttttcttttttttgtgtataaatgattttattctcaaccttttttttattttgcatCATTTATTGCAGATGTAAAGTTGTTGTAAAATCATaagatttaaaaatatatataagaaatataatacatatatatatattatatgtattatttattaaaaaaaaaaaaaaaaacagaggAATAAAAGTTAAAATTTGTAATATCTTAATCCTCTAatcaatttatttatattacacacatatatatatattatatacatttgaaTACACTTTATTATGTTtccatttgttttatttatgtttttttttttttttttttattttcaatatttatataataatacattgaaaaaaaaaatgtggaCATACAATTtaggtaaaaataaatgtaccacaaagaataatataataaaaattataatttttttttttttttttaaatatatatatatatatatataatgatatagtCTCTTTTTTTagtcatttatattttcctttttttttttttttttttctaaatataaaagtttacatttttcatttattttatcattattttatttttataataaaccctgaaaaaaaaaaaaaaaaaagggaaaaaaagaaatgtaaCTTTActtgtttttatatacttgcatatttgtttttatatttattttaaaataatattttgttatgttaaaaaaaattgaaaaaaaaataagtgaaataaaagaaaataataaaaattcaaaaactataaaataatactaaaaattttaagtataatttttttttacaatttaaaaggtatataaaataaataaatatatatatgaatgtattttttttatacctcATAAggaaacaaa from Plasmodium sp. gorilla clade G2 genome assembly, chromosome: 10 includes the following:
- a CDS encoding PPPDE peptidase, putative; this translates as MTKNKKGKNKEIINKYEEEDDYNIIDHDENAEVDVIPEPDFNSNMVYLNIYDLDAVSKVVNTVARSVGAGAFHAGVEVYGYEYSFGYIMDGETGVTKTSARYHPYHVYRETIPMGKTPLTKEEVDLLVEVMKLQWIGDTYDILSRNCLNYADYFCNLLDVGGIPEWVMSLQKKVTWVKSNINIAASKLKELNKAAGIPNVINYLKKKYEDESNSSDDYKG